The genomic stretch CGGCGGGGGAACAGTTGACCAGGCGAGCGACCTGCTCTCGGGCTTTTTCCACGGCCGGGCTGACCGCCCTTCCCGCCCAGTGCACACTGGAGGGATTGCCGAAGTGATCGCGAAAAAAGGGAAGCATCGCATCCAAAACCTCCGGCCGCACAGCCGTGGTCGCGTTATTGTCCATGTAAATCCGTTTCAAAACCACATCCTCCATATCATCGTGAAATCTCGTTGAGCCGCCGCTGGCGGTCAAGAATCTTGTCTTTGGCTTCGCGGGTCAGGTCGGCGAGAGTCATGGAGGCCAGAAAGGTGCGTATCCGTTCCCCCAACCCCTGCCACACACTATGGGTCACGCAATGGTCCGTGCAGCTGCAACGCCCCTGGGCATCCATGCAGGAAACGGGTACCAGGGTCTCCTCGACACTGTCGATAATCTGGTCTACCCGGATCTCCTCGGCGGCCCGGGCCAGGACGTAGCCGCCACCGGGTCCTCGCACGCTGTCAACGATTCCCCCCCGCCGCAGTTTGACGAAGAGCTGCTCCAGGTAAGTCAGGGAGATATCCTC from Desulfuromonas sp. KJ2020 encodes the following:
- a CDS encoding Rrf2 family transcriptional regulator; translated protein: MRLSTKAQYAVRAMVSLHLNTQGSPVSLKEIASREDISLTYLEQLFVKLRRGGIVDSVRGPGGGYVLARAAEEIRVDQIIDSVEETLVPVSCMDAQGRCSCTDHCVTHSVWQGLGERIRTFLASMTLADLTREAKDKILDRQRRLNEISR